Proteins encoded within one genomic window of Firmicutes bacterium CAG:345:
- a CDS encoding unknown (no significant homology to UniProt): protein MDPWRDKPLEKRPKNERKFSLKDPVDRRIFLLIGSFALGLLIIIIVLLCVFFIR from the coding sequence ATGGATCCTTGGCGTGATAAACCTTTGGAAAAAAGACCAAAGAATGAAAGAAAATTTTCTTTGAAAGATCCGGTCGATAGAAGAATTTTTTTGCTTATCGGAAGTTTTGCCTTGGGATTATTAATTATTATAATTGTACTCCTCTGTGTATTTTTTATTAGATAG
- a CDS encoding dHHA1 domain protein (product inferred by homology to UniProt) yields the protein MSTMPFNPKEANKLFKDLLKEIKENQVIVIYRHTLPDFDALGTQMGLVYWIKDNFPEKEVHYVGEGHDKFIPSLFPQPEVLENKWYQDHAKKFLAIVVDTGSLERISENNIQFASKIIKIDHHPNVEPYGNMNIVYDMLGSCAELVALFCEVFANKYIVSKQAAEYFYIGIVGDTGRFQYHDTRGMTLRLAADLLDTGIDIDSIYSRMYLSTFNSLEFLKFVLNTYKRTESGICYYVVSAQNQKDLGISMNEGKLHINTFRNVQGVEICISVTEDEAKGNWRVSLRSTRVKIGGVASQFEGGGHDFASGCKLATLDDLPKLINALEKAIEEQKNVGTK from the coding sequence ATGTCAACAATGCCTTTTAACCCCAAAGAAGCCAATAAATTGTTTAAAGATTTATTAAAAGAGATTAAGGAAAATCAAGTTATTGTCATTTATCGTCATACTCTTCCAGATTTTGATGCCTTGGGCACTCAAATGGGTTTAGTATATTGGATTAAGGATAATTTTCCTGAAAAAGAAGTTCATTATGTTGGGGAAGGACATGATAAATTCATTCCTTCATTATTTCCTCAACCTGAAGTATTAGAAAACAAATGGTATCAGGACCATGCTAAAAAGTTTTTGGCAATTGTTGTTGATACTGGCTCTTTAGAAAGAATTTCTGAAAATAATATTCAATTTGCTTCCAAAATTATTAAAATAGACCATCATCCTAATGTTGAACCTTATGGCAATATGAATATTGTTTATGATATGTTAGGATCTTGTGCTGAATTAGTTGCTTTATTCTGTGAAGTTTTTGCTAATAAATATATTGTTTCTAAACAGGCTGCAGAATATTTCTATATTGGTATTGTTGGAGATACAGGACGTTTTCAATATCACGATACCCGCGGTATGACTTTGCGTTTAGCCGCTGATTTGCTTGATACAGGAATTGATATCGATAGCATTTATTCTAGAATGTATTTAAGCACATTTAATTCGTTAGAATTTTTAAAATTTGTCTTAAATACATATAAAAGAACTGAAAGTGGAATTTGCTATTATGTTGTCAGCGCTCAAAATCAAAAAGATTTGGGAATATCGATGAATGAAGGAAAATTACATATCAATACTTTCCGAAACGTTCAGGGTGTTGAAATTTGCATTTCAGTAACTGAAGATGAAGCAAAGGGAAACTGGAGAGTATCTTTAAGATCCACAAGAGTAAAAATCGGTGGTGTTGCAAGTCAATTTGAAGGTGGCGGACACGATTTTGCTTCTGGTTGCAAATTAGCAACTTTAGATGATTTACCAAAGCTTATCAATGCTTTGGAGAAAGCGATAGAAGAACAAAAAAATGTTGGAACTAAATAA